In a genomic window of Arvicanthis niloticus isolate mArvNil1 chromosome 8, mArvNil1.pat.X, whole genome shotgun sequence:
- the LOC117714007 gene encoding LOW QUALITY PROTEIN: vomeronasal type-1 receptor 4-like (The sequence of the model RefSeq protein was modified relative to this genomic sequence to represent the inferred CDS: deleted 2 bases in 1 codon): MSRITEAFFKKYLHPGYKFFPRKEEMVLKYIKEIIFLFITVAGTLGNMCISVNYMFDWWGGPEKKFIHLILIHLAFTNIIILLTKGLPKAIAAFGLRNFLDDIGCKIIVYLARVARGLSICTSSLLTVVQAIIISPRASGWRRLRPKSAWHILPFFSFFWVLNALISVNVIHSITGTGLNISHLKNSDNYCYFMPESQEIKWVVLPLMVLRDAVFQGGMGGASGYMVFLLHKHHQHVLYLQNSKLLYRTPPELRAAQSVLLLMLCFAFFYWADCAFSLILSISSRDNAWMVNTREFLTIGYATFSPFVLIHRDGLLVECWHAQWEKLRKCLSFICSISVKELSVLQYRG; encoded by the exons ATGTCTAGGATTACTGAGGCTTTCTTCAAAAAATATTTGCATCCTGGATACAAGTTTTTC cctagaaaggaagaaatggtttTGAAGTATATTAAGgaaattattttcctctttataACTGTGGCTGGCACTCTGGGGAACATGTGTATTTCTGTGAATTATATGTTCGATTGGTGGGGAGGCCCTGAGAAGAAATTTATACACCTTATTCTCATCCACTTGGCTTTTACAAACATCATAATCCTTCTTACAAAGGGATTACCAAAGGCAATAGCAGCATTTGGTTTGAGAAACTTCCTGGATGACATAGGCTGTAAGATCATTGTTTACCTGGCAAGAGTGGCCCGTGGCCTCTCCATCTGCACCAGCAGTCTCCTCACTGTGGTCCAGGCTATCATCATCAGTCCCAGAGCATCTGGGTGGAGGAGGCTCAGACCAAAGTCTGCATGGCACATCCTTccattcttctcattcttttggGTGCTCAATGCTTTGATAAGTGTGAATGTAATCCATTCCATCACAGGAACAGGTCTGAATATATCACATCTTAAAAATAGTGACAACTATTGCTATTTTATGCCAGAAAGTCAGGAAATAAAATGGGTTGTTCTCCCTCTCATGGTCCTGAGAGATGCAGTGTTTCAGGGTGGCATGGGAGGGGCCAGTGGCTACATGGTATTTCTTCTCCACAAGCATCACCAGCATGTCCTCTACCTTCAGAACTCCAAGCTTCTCTACAGAACTCCCCCTGAGCTGAGAGCTGCCCAGAGTGTCCTCCTTCTGATGctctgttttgctttcttctactGGGCAGATTGTGCCTTTTCTCTAATTTTAAGTATCTCTTCAAGGGACAATGCATGGATGGTAAATACTCGAGAATTTCTGACCATTGGTTATGCAACTTTTAGCCCTTTTGTGCTGATTCACAGGGATGGGCTTCTGGTTGAATGTTGGCATGCTCAGTGggagaaattgagaaaatgtctctcatTTATATGTTCAATAAGTGTCAAAGAGCTCTCAGTTCTCCAATATCGTGGGTAA
- the LOC117713377 gene encoding vomeronasal type-1 receptor 4-like, whose protein sequence is MVWELLKKTIFLFMTVVGILGNMSVSVNYMFSWWGSLEKKPIHLILIHLAFTNILFLLLKGLPKTMVAFGLRSFLDDIGCKIIVYLQRVAHGLSLCTSSLLTVVQAIIISPRASGWRRLRPKSLWHILLFFLFFWVTNALISVNVIHSITGTGLNISHLKNSDNYCYFMPESQEIKWVVLPLMVLRDAVFQGAMGGSSGYMVFLLHKHHQHVLYLQNSKLQ, encoded by the coding sequence atggtttGGGAGTTActtaagaaaacaatttttctctTCATGACTGTGGTTGGCATTCTGGGAAACATGTCAGTTTCTGTGAATTATATGTTCAGTTGGTGGGGAAGCCTTGAGAAGAAACCCATACATCTTATTCTCATCCACTTGGCTTTTACAAACATTCTATTCCTTCTTCTGAAAGGATTGCCTAAGACAATGGTAGCTTTTGGTTTGAGAAGCTTCCTGGATGACATAGGCTGTAAAATAATTGTTTACCTGCAGAGGGTGGCCCATGGTCTCTCCCTCTGCACCAGCAGTCTCCTCACTGTGGTCCAGGCCATCATCATCAGTCCCAGAGCATCTGGGTGGAGGAGGCTCAGGCCAAAGTCTTTATGGCacatccttcttttttttctattcttttgggTAACCAATGCATTGATAAGTGTGAATGTAATCCATTCCATCACAGGTACAGGTCTGAATATATCACATCTTAAAAATAGTGACAACTATTGCTATTTTATGCCAGAAAGTCAGGAAATAAAATGGGTTGTTCTCCCTCTCATGGTCTTAAGAGATGCAGTGTTTCAGGGTGCCATGGGAGGATCCAGTGGCTACATGGTATTTCTTCTCCACAAGCATCACCAGCATGTCCTCTACCTTCAGAACTCCAAATTACAATAG